ACATGGAGGTCGACAGCTTTCTAGCCCTGATGCTTGCCCTGGTGGCCTGGCGCTCTGCCGGCTGGGGTGCGGAGGTGCTGCTGCTGGGGTTGCCACGCTATGGCTTCATGCTGGCCGCGGCCCTTTTGCCCTTTCTGCGGGGCCCATTGCCCCACAGCGTTCGGCGCAAGGCCTGCTGCGTCCTGCAGATCGCTGTGCTGATCGTCCTGATCGTGCCCTTGCCCATAGGCGACGTCGCCGGCGGGTTGGCGCTGCTGGCCGGTGGATGCCTTTATGCGTCGTTCGCCGTCGATATCGTCCATCTTTGGCGTCGTCGCGCCTGATGGCTCTTTACGCGGTCTGGTTCATTCTCGCGCTCTGCCTTGTTCTCGTGCCATCACGCACCGGGCGCCGCGCGGCTGCGCCCGCCATCGCCTTCGTGCTTCTGGTTCTGCTCGGTTTCCACCTTGCGGACCTTGCGATAGGGGCGGCCTATGGGCGCGCCTTCAACCCGTTCGTTGATGGGCATCTGGCAGAGGCCGGTGCGCGCCTTCTTGCCGGAATGCTCGGGCTTCCGCTCCTTCTGGTGGTCATTCTGGCCGGCATCGTTGCCCCCGTCTCGGTATTCCTGCTTCTGTGGGCCGTTCTGTCGGCAGCGACGCGTTATGCGGCACCCACCCGCCGCGTGCGTGCATGGGCGGCGCTGGCGGCCCTTGCCGCCACCCTTGCCCTGTTCCTGATGCCCGGGGGCGCGGCTGCGATCGGAACAAGGCTGGCCGAGCTATCGGCTTTCCGCGCCGAGATGGCAGCTTTCGACGCTGCTTCGCGGGATACAGGGCAGTTCGACACGGCTGCGCTGAGCGGGTTGGAGCGGCGCGACGTCATTCTGGTGCTCGTGGAAAGCTATGGGCGCGCCAGCTTCGACAACCCGCGCTACGCCGGTGCCCATGATGGTATCCGCGCCGCCGCGCAGGCTGCGGGAGAGGCGGCCGACATCGCGATGATGTCCGGTTGGCTGACCGCGCCCATATCCGGCGGCCAAAGCTGGCTTGCCCATGCGACACTGGCATTCGGGCTGCGCATCGGCGACCAATGGCGCTACGAGCGGCTTCTTGCCGGTGACCGGCAATCTCTTCTCCAGATCGCCGCACAGGCCGCGTATCATACGGCAGCCTACATGCCGGCAATTACCATGCCATGGCCCGAAAGCCGGCGCATCGGCTTCGACCGCCTGTTCGCAAGCAGCGACCTCGGCTACGAGGGGCAGAGCTTCAACTGGGTGACCATGCCGGATCAGTTCACCCTGGAGGCGTTCGAGCGTATTTCAGGCGGGCTGCCGGAGCCGCGCTTCAGCCAGATCGTGCTGATCTCTTCGCATGCGCCGTTTACCCCCATAGCCCCCATCCTGCCGCGCGAGGATATCGGCGATGGACGCATATTCGATCGATGGGCCAATTCCGGCGATCCACCCGATATCGTCTGGCGGGACCCGGAGCGTGTCCGCGACCAGTACCGCGACGCGCTCGGCTATTCCCTGTCCGTCGCTTTCGCGTTCGCGACGCGCCAGGCGCAGCAGGGCAGGCTGGTGATCGTGGTGGGGGACCATGCGCCTGCCGGCTTTATTTCGCAGATCGACTCGATGGACGTGCCGATGCACGTCTTTGGCCCGGATCATCTGCTTGCGCGGATGAGCGAGTGGCGTTGGGCACCGGGCCTGAGGCCCGACGCAGCGCAAACGGCGTGGCCGATGGAGGCGTTTCGCGATCGGTTCGTCGCGACCTTCGGTATGCAGAAAGGGGCATCCTGATGGCATCGCACAAGCTTGCCTTCGCCATACCGGGCGGGCTGGAACAGCGCACCGGCGGGACGATCTACGACCTGCGTGTCGTCGAGGCGCTGTCGAGGCAGGGCTGGGATGCGCGGGCCATCGCACTACCGGGCGCCTTCCCCAATCCGTCCGCAACACGGATGCGCGAGGCGATATCGCTGCTGAGTGCCGTGCCGGGCGATGAGGCGCTGATCGTCGATGGCCTCGCCTTCGGGTCTCTGAATACGGCCGAGTTGGCGCGGCTGAACCGGCCTGTGATTGCCATGGTGCATCATCCCATCGGGCTGGAGGCGGGTTTGCCGCCCGACCTTGCCTGCATGCTGATTGCGCGGGAGCGCGCCAATCTGCAACACGCGCGGCATGTCATCGTGCCGAGCGCGCATACGGCAGATATGCTGCGTCGGCAGTTCGACGTTCATGCAGACAGGGTAACCATTGCGCGGCCCGGATTCGATAACGCGGCTTCTGGCGGGCGAAGTGCGGCGCATTCCCCGCTGATCCTCTCGGTCGGCATTCTTGCCCGGCGCAAGGGGCACGACGTTCTACTGGCCGCGCTTGGCGCGCTGACCGACCTCGACTGGCAGGCCGTGCTTGCCGGACGTGCGCACGATCCCGAAACGGCGACCGAGCTTCAGGCCCTGCTTAGCGCGTTCGGACTTGCGGGCCGGGTGCGCATCGCCGGGGAGGTTCCCGATGATGAACTGGCCGGCCTGTACGGCGCGGCGTCCATTTTTGCGCTGGCCACGCGCTATGAGGGCTACGGCATCGTCTTCGGAGAGGCGATGCGTTCCGGCCTGCCCATCGTGTCGTGCCATGTCGGCGCGGTACCCGAAACCGTGCCGAAGGGGGCCGGCCTTCTGGTGCCGCCGGACGACCCACCTGCCTTTGCTGCAGCCTTGCGCCTGTTGCTCGAGAACGGGCCGCTGCGTCAAGACATGGCCGGTGCCGCGCATTGCCACGGCGCGGCCCTGACCGGCTGGGACGAAACCGCGCGCATCGTTGCGGGTGTCGTTGCACAAATGGACAAATCCTGACCCTCAGGCTGCGAAACGCCGCGCGCCCGCAACGCACAGCACGACGCCGATGGTGGCCAGCCACATGGCCGGGCTTACGGCTTCACCCAGCAGCAGGCCGGCCAGCGCCAACCCCATGAAGGGCTGCAGAAGCTGCAACTGCCCGACAGCGGCGACGCCGCCTTGTGCAAGGCCGCGATACCAGAAGACGAAACCGATCAGCATCGAGAACAGCGAAACATAGCCAAGGCTTGTCCAGGCCGCTGGCGATATGTCGGCAAGGCTGGCCGGCCACCGCATCGCCGTTGCCATCAGCATCGGCGGCAGCGCCACAACCAGCGCCCATGAGATGACCTGCCAGCCGCCCATGCGGCGGGCCAACCGGGCCCCTTCGGCATAGCCGAGCGCGCACAGAACGACCGCCGCGAC
This genomic window from Aureimonas sp. OT7 contains:
- a CDS encoding sulfatase-like hydrolase/transferase is translated as MALYAVWFILALCLVLVPSRTGRRAAAPAIAFVLLVLLGFHLADLAIGAAYGRAFNPFVDGHLAEAGARLLAGMLGLPLLLVVILAGIVAPVSVFLLLWAVLSAATRYAAPTRRVRAWAALAALAATLALFLMPGGAAAIGTRLAELSAFRAEMAAFDAASRDTGQFDTAALSGLERRDVILVLVESYGRASFDNPRYAGAHDGIRAAAQAAGEAADIAMMSGWLTAPISGGQSWLAHATLAFGLRIGDQWRYERLLAGDRQSLLQIAAQAAYHTAAYMPAITMPWPESRRIGFDRLFASSDLGYEGQSFNWVTMPDQFTLEAFERISGGLPEPRFSQIVLISSHAPFTPIAPILPREDIGDGRIFDRWANSGDPPDIVWRDPERVRDQYRDALGYSLSVAFAFATRQAQQGRLVIVVGDHAPAGFISQIDSMDVPMHVFGPDHLLARMSEWRWAPGLRPDAAQTAWPMEAFRDRFVATFGMQKGAS
- a CDS encoding glycosyltransferase family 4 protein encodes the protein MASHKLAFAIPGGLEQRTGGTIYDLRVVEALSRQGWDARAIALPGAFPNPSATRMREAISLLSAVPGDEALIVDGLAFGSLNTAELARLNRPVIAMVHHPIGLEAGLPPDLACMLIARERANLQHARHVIVPSAHTADMLRRQFDVHADRVTIARPGFDNAASGGRSAAHSPLILSVGILARRKGHDVLLAALGALTDLDWQAVLAGRAHDPETATELQALLSAFGLAGRVRIAGEVPDDELAGLYGAASIFALATRYEGYGIVFGEAMRSGLPIVSCHVGAVPETVPKGAGLLVPPDDPPAFAAALRLLLENGPLRQDMAGAAHCHGAALTGWDETARIVAGVVAQMDKS